In Glycine max cultivar Williams 82 chromosome 4, Glycine_max_v4.0, whole genome shotgun sequence, the genomic stretch TTTGTTGGAGGCACTAAACCGAAGTGATaacattgaaatttattttgggagagagttgtgttttgttatcaacTCTTCCTTAGTTGATTCCTTGACTCTTTTTTATTGGACATGTAAATTTCAGGTTTAGATATATGTAAAAACTGAATTATATTCTAACATGTGAGTGATGTATAgtgatttaatatatatatatatatatatatatatatgtgtgtgtgtgtgtgtatatatatatgtatctatTCATGTTTTTGTGCGTTGTTTGATGGATGTATATCACGGAAAATTTGTCctcattttcataatcaaattaatagatttttcactaaaaattgaaatgtcacattttataattaatgaggCGGATTGTTACACAATTACCTTGATTATGCTATCTTTTAAGATGTATGACCTTTGGAGTGTGAACCCTTTACAAAGGGTTATTTAtccaaatttgaaattaaagtgACGAGATATGTAACATCTTTTACcacaattgttttttaaaaaattaatttattttcaatccaTAAGaattatattactaattaattagttgtGGGATAAACGGTGCCACAGCTTCAGCTAGTCAAACCACTCGACTAGCCTAGGATATTCACGCGACAGCAATGACACCGATCAGCAAATCCATATGAatgtgtaaaattaaaaaagaaatccaaacaatgaatatCACGTACACacagaaaaacttaaaaaaaaaaaagatatattaagGAGATGATACAAGATTACGTGAGTACTCATTTTGCATCTTTTGTTTTGCTCTTTCTTTGAGATGCTTATTCTCTATACAAATACAACAAATGAACAAGTTGACATCCTCCTCTCACCATGattactaatccaagatcagtTTCCCAAATAAAACAATCTTCTTCTTGTTATTTTCTTATTGGTCTTGTTGTCAACAAATTAATGCTTCATATTCACAGGACTGAGAATAAGCCTAAGTTAtcaatgaaaaaagagaaatcaACAAACAACTTCACTTAATCTTTTTTTGTTGTCCGGGTGCATTTGGACACTTAGATCAGCTTCAAGCCTCAAAAGTCATCACAATGGAACATAGGGGGCACAAAGCCGTTGAGCACGCTGAACATAATATCATCCCCTTCTCCATATCTATGGGAATCTTCACACTCAAAATATGTTTGAATGTCATCGGGAAATGTGCATGACGGCAACTCAGACTCCGACGGCGGTGTTGACAAATCTGTAGCAGAAGTCATCTCCATCATTTCCTTAAACTTGGATGACTGAAGCAAAAGTCCTAGGGCTGACGTGGCAACAGCTGGCCGAGGCTGAGTCATTGCCGCTTCTTCATTATTGAATGACTCTTGTCTGTTGAAAAAATTGAATCCTTGTTGTTGATTAGAGTTTGAGGTAAAGTTCGTCTCACAATTAGGGTTAGAGTCAATAAGATTAGAGTTGACTGTGGTGTTGTTATTATTGGGCTTAAGCCACTTGATATAGCGGCTGAGGTCGAAATTGGTCACAGCGTTGACTCCTCGATATTCAATAGCTGCCATGTCATATGCTGTGGCAGCTTCTTCTTGGGTTGCTGTAAAGATTGGAAAGACAATCCATTCAAATTAACGCATGTCATTATCATTTTATGCGTGCTATTGATTGCAACTGAAACGTAATTCgccacaaaaaattaattatgtcatGGCATCTATATTGAGGAATGAtatttgtataataatttttcacaaaatcacaagaatttaaacaagttaaatataaaagataaggataaaaagagaaaatatgagATATGATGAAAGtgatattttaaagattttatgATCGACTAAAAAAGATCACCAATGTTACTGTTACTggtatttttaacaaaattaacaaattaatatttactaataaaaagaaaacactaGTTACTAGTATTTTATTGGTTAgcacaatataattaaataaaataattaaaagttaaaaagataaatttgacGGAAATTCATAGAGTGACCGTTGATTTAAGTATTCTTACTAGTATTCAGCAATTTCAATAGAAATCAGAAAAATTCttcatttgagaaaaaaaaatcctaaaatatatgtcattttaatttttttttcgttaatactaattattcttttcattaataaatgttactttaatttttaatactaagattaattttataaaattattattctttttcatttatttatttatttatttattcgtgtaaaataatttaggacgatatttattttaaaatgaagagaataatattttacaaatgataaccaattaactaatttttttattaaaatacgtaaaattatatttctcatGATTTCTTTtgtgttattatatatttttacaataaaaaatttcttctttttatgaTGGAAGAATTCTTGGTGAAGTCTTACCGTAAGTTCCGAGGTAAAGATATTTGTTGCCGAAAACCCTGCCAATCCGAGCCTCCCATCTTCCGTTATGATGGTGTCTAAACATTAAACCAGAGTCACGAAATTTCAATTACAATGTCTCTGCTTATTTTGGTCTGATTTTCTCTCCGTAGAATAAATGGATCAATGATAACAATTGTACCTTGCAACACCTCTGTATTTAGAAACTCCACGAGAAAAACCGCTGCTTTTcctgcaaatttttattttttatcgttTGCTCTAAAGAACGCCAGATTACATGGTAACTTCTACCGTAATTaatcttgaaagttgaaacatagTAAAAGAAGTAAGAGTTTTACCTCCTTAGTGATCCAATATACTCTTCCCTAGATTGACCCTCCATTTCTTTCAGTTCATTCTGGTAGGTCGATAACTACAATTGACAAAAgtggtttgttttattttttcttctaaattagtATTTCCTACGACCCTTTTACAACCGTTTCAGAAAATTGGTTGTCCCCCtgtataagatatttttttaatgttgcattaattatttttcttttaattaattaactaatattttagtcaagaaaataaatcaattaaaactcAACCCAAACCAACCCATTTGTAAGTGGTTTGGGTTGAATTGATCAATGGATCAAAGCATTAAACttctatgttattttttaaaattcaatattttttattaacctaaaatttttattaaataaaatatcgtATACATTACTTGTAATTGTTACATGTAGTTGAATAGTGGAAGAAAATAAGATTAGTGGAAAATCACATTAACTTCATGGTATAAGCTAACATACTATGTTAACatggtttaaaaattaaaatataataaacaagttCAAGCATCACACCCAAGAAatctaaaaactaaaactattgtagtatttgaaaattttcattgcTCTCAAATAGTCAAATGAGTCATGGAGCTAAAACTTTAACTAAATctaaaatagtttaaaacaaattaaaaagtaaaataaatgttCTACAACCAATTGGGAGTTGAGTTGAAGTCCTAATTTCTTTGTGATTGAAACCATGAAAATTGAGATAAGAAGAGACGGTTTCACTCTTAGTTATTAAgtctgataataataataattgattttttaaaattaatatatatatatatatatatatatatatatatatatatatatataataaaaattaacaagttaATGGGATAATGAgtccaaatattaaaattcgtTACCTAACCTAAAATTCAATAGGTTTGGTAAAATTTGAcctaaacacaaaaaaaaaaaaactcaatcaaaactATTTTAGTTGATTTAAATCAATTCAGATTCATAAATAACCTACACCAATAAACACCCCTAGGTGAGAAACAattaactgaaaataaaaatatgattaatataaaaataattaagtataattttaaaagaatattataaatcactgatatatttaatgatattaattaaattaaccaaTTTTTGAGGAAGGTGTGAATTAATTGGGAGAATCTTATAAAAAGGAAAGGGAGGGAGTATATTTAACTACTAAATCACTAGAGTGTTTTCTTACCGGAAAATTAAGAATGGTATCTTGACCCCAGTATTTCAATGCTGCTAGATCGTAAGCATGTGCTGCCGCCTCTTCATCGTCATAAGCACCTTCAAGAGCAGAGCATCCTTAATTAGTTACTCGGATTATGCTTTACATTTTTCTGTTTATAACAGCAAATCATGTAATATCTACGTACCGAGGTAGACTGATGTATGGTATGTGAAGAACCATTGCCACAACACAAGGAAAGGAAACTATTAGTGAATTCACCAAACTAACTACATAGAATTGAGTATACTAGCTAtctaattagtaaaaaaaaaaaaaaagaacgaaGATGGCT encodes the following:
- the LOC100795869 gene encoding AP2-like ethylene-responsive transcription factor At1g16060 codes for the protein MAKQQTHKINASTNNNISTTNTVTAKVKRTRRSVPRDSPPQRSSIYRGVTRHRWTGRYEAHLWDKNCWNESQNKKGRQVYLGAYDDEEAAAHAYDLAALKYWGQDTILNFPLSTYQNELKEMEGQSREEYIGSLRRKSSGFSRGVSKYRGVARHHHNGRWEARIGRVFGNKYLYLGTYATQEEAATAYDMAAIEYRGVNAVTNFDLSRYIKWLKPNNNNTTVNSNLIDSNPNCETNFTSNSNQQQGFNFFNRQESFNNEEAAMTQPRPAVATSALGLLLQSSKFKEMMEMTSATDLSTPPSESELPSCTFPDDIQTYFECEDSHRYGEGDDIMFSVLNGFVPPMFHCDDF